CCCTACCCCTGAGTCCCTAGTCCGTGGTGCGCTTCCCGAGCCCCTGCTCGGGAAGCAGCCGCAGGAACAGGCCCTCGCCCTCGGCGCACACGGTGTCGCCGTGGCGGATCTCGCCGCGGACGAACCACTTGCGGCCCTCGACGCGGTCGATCCAGGCGGCGGCCTGCAGCTCGGTGTCGATCGGGGTCAGCGCCCGGTAGTCGGTGTGCAGGTACGCCGTGCGGGTGATGCCGCCGGCCGCCAGCGACGCCAGGATGCCCAGCACCTCGTCGAACAGCAGGCTGACCGCGCCGCCGTGCACCGCCATGCCGCCGCCCATGAACCAGCGGCCGAAGCGGACCGTGCCCTCGACGCGCTCGGTCGTGCGTGAGGTGACCAGCAGCTCGGGCAGCATCGCGTGCCCTCGCACCGGCAGCTCGGCGACCCGGCCGTTGACCTGGTGCTGCTCGTCGGTGGTGCTCTTCTCGAGGCGGTCACGCCACACGGCGAGGTCGGCCGCGAGGCCGTCGATCGCCTCGCGGTCCATGCTCAGGGCAGCCAGCGCGTTCTGCACGTCGTGCAGGTTCTCGATCAGCTCGCCGTAGGCGCGGACGTCGTCGGCGGCGAAGTCGCCGCGGAACATCTCTTCCCAGCTCACGGGCCGAGGCTACCGAGCAGCCTCCGCCGGGCCGGCGCCACCTGTCTCCCGGACGGACCGGACCTGCTCGGCGATGCGGCCGATCGCGGCGGGCCCCACCCGGCAGCAGCCACCGATCCACGCGGCGCCGGCCCGGATCCATCGCGGCACCAGCGAGACGTCGTAGGTGGCCGTGCCGAGCCACTGCTGGGTCTCGGCGTCCCACACCTCGCCCGCGTTCGGGTAGGCGACGCCCGCCTTGCCCGTGGCGGCGGCCAGCTGCAGGGCGGGCAGCACGTCGACCGGCGCACAGCAGTTCACCCCGATCGCGACGACGGAGTCGACCTGCGCCGCCAGCGCGAAGGCCTCCTCCAGACGCTGGCCGGCACACGTCCGGTCGCCGTCGATCGAGTAGGACAGCCATGCGGGGTGGTCGTACTCGGCCAGCAGTCGCACGAGGACCTCGGCCTCGTCGGTGTCGGGAATGG
Above is a window of Aeromicrobium senzhongii DNA encoding:
- a CDS encoding PaaI family thioesterase produces the protein MSWEEMFRGDFAADDVRAYGELIENLHDVQNALAALSMDREAIDGLAADLAVWRDRLEKSTTDEQHQVNGRVAELPVRGHAMLPELLVTSRTTERVEGTVRFGRWFMGGGMAVHGGAVSLLFDEVLGILASLAAGGITRTAYLHTDYRALTPIDTELQAAAWIDRVEGRKWFVRGEIRHGDTVCAEGEGLFLRLLPEQGLGKRTTD
- the mmuM gene encoding homocysteine S-methyltransferase, yielding MHILDGGLSNALEERGHDLSGGEWTARVLRAEPDAIVAVHRDYFAAGADVATTASYQSRDPGLIRLSVDLAREATDGVPGRLVAGSVGPFGALLADGSEYRGRYGVPVSALEYFHRPRIEALLAAAPDLLAVETIPDTDEAEVLVRLLAEYDHPAWLSYSIDGDRTCAGQRLEEAFALAAQVDSVVAIGVNCCAPVDVLPALQLAAATGKAGVAYPNAGEVWDAETQQWLGTATYDVSLVPRWIRAGAAWIGGCCRVGPAAIGRIAEQVRSVRETGGAGPAEAAR